A region from the Syntrophorhabdaceae bacterium genome encodes:
- a CDS encoding V-type ATP synthase subunit D — translation MARLAVNPTRMELLRLRKRLVVAQRGHKLLKDKLDGLMKEFMELAKRYKIYRLAVDNELPGVLKLFVLAEITSSRQITENALESTKQELRLTITKRRLMSVVIPEVEAFFGEAAGMYSFIHTSPELDKAITSLKEFMPKLMKMAELEEAVRLMSSEIEKTRRRVNALEYTMIPRMQETIKYITGKLDEMERSNTSRLMKIKAMRLAQESQNP, via the coding sequence CTTTTAAGATTGCGCAAGAGGCTTGTTGTTGCCCAGCGCGGTCACAAACTCCTGAAAGACAAGCTTGATGGTCTCATGAAGGAGTTTATGGAACTGGCGAAGAGATACAAGATTTATCGTTTGGCAGTGGATAATGAGCTGCCCGGCGTGCTTAAGCTTTTCGTGCTTGCCGAGATCACGTCATCGCGGCAGATTACTGAAAATGCCCTCGAAAGCACGAAACAGGAGCTCCGGCTGACCATTACAAAGCGCCGGCTTATGAGCGTAGTCATACCTGAGGTCGAGGCCTTTTTCGGTGAGGCTGCCGGCATGTACTCATTCATCCATACCTCTCCGGAGCTTGACAAGGCGATCACCTCCCTGAAGGAATTTATGCCGAAGCTCATGAAGATGGCAGAGCTGGAAGAGGCCGTAAGGTTGATGAGCAGCGAGATCGAGAAGACCAGGCGCCGTGTCAACGCCCTCGAGTATACTATGATCCCCCGCATGCAGGAGACCATCAAGTATATAACCGGCAAGCTTGACGAGATGGAACGGTCAAATACGAGCAGGCTGATGAAGATCAAGGCCATGAGGCTCGCGCAGGAATCACAGAACCCGTAA